Proteins co-encoded in one Aquincola tertiaricarbonis genomic window:
- the recQ gene encoding DNA helicase RecQ: protein MNRPDTAASSPIEVLNEVFGYTAFRGMQGDIVEHVTAGGDALVLMPTGGGKSLCYQVPAIVRHRGGRGVAVVVSPLIALMHDQVGALEEAGVHAAFLNSTLSSEEAQNVERELRSGRLVMLYAAPERLLTPRFLAMLDSLNERGLLSLFAIDEAHCVSQWGHDFRAEYLGLSQLHERFPQVPRVALTATADDITRADIVQRLALDEARIFVASFDRPNIRYTIVEKDNPRAQLMRFVRDEHEGESGIVYCGTRKKVEETAVWLADEGITALPYHAGLDASVRQKHQDRFLREDAIVMVATIAFGMGIDKPDVRFVAHLDLPKNIESYYQETGRAGRDGEPAEAWMTYGLADVVNQRRMIDESPAGEEFKQVQRGKLEALLALAESHDCRRVRLLSYFGELSSPCGNCDNCLNPPDTWDATEAARKALSCIYRFSQHGGGFGPTRFGAGQLIDVLRGKRTDKVVQYGHDQLSTFGIGADLSDAQWRGVLRQLVALGHVATEGEYNTLGLMPSSRAVLKGEVPIVLRMPREATRGVRKRAVRGDGKVPAAAADLDADAQQRFASLKAWRAEVARSHNLPAYVVFHDATLAEMARRMPADLAELGEISGVGARKLEAYGAEILNVLGR, encoded by the coding sequence ATGAACCGCCCTGACACCGCCGCCTCCTCGCCGATCGAAGTTCTCAACGAGGTTTTCGGCTACACCGCGTTCCGCGGCATGCAGGGCGACATCGTCGAGCATGTGACGGCCGGCGGCGACGCGCTGGTGCTGATGCCCACCGGCGGCGGCAAGAGCCTGTGCTACCAGGTGCCGGCCATCGTGCGGCACCGCGGCGGCCGCGGCGTGGCGGTGGTGGTGAGCCCGCTGATCGCCTTAATGCACGACCAGGTGGGCGCGCTGGAAGAAGCCGGCGTGCATGCGGCCTTCCTCAACTCCACGCTCAGCAGCGAAGAGGCGCAGAACGTGGAGCGCGAGCTGCGCAGCGGCCGCCTGGTGATGCTGTATGCCGCGCCCGAGCGGCTGCTGACGCCGCGCTTCCTGGCGATGCTGGATTCGTTGAACGAGCGCGGGCTGCTGAGCCTGTTCGCCATCGACGAAGCGCACTGCGTGAGCCAGTGGGGCCACGACTTCCGGGCCGAGTACCTGGGCCTGTCGCAGCTGCACGAGCGCTTTCCGCAGGTGCCGCGGGTGGCGCTCACCGCCACCGCCGACGACATCACCCGCGCCGACATCGTGCAGCGGCTGGCGCTGGACGAAGCACGCATCTTCGTGGCCAGCTTCGACCGGCCGAACATCCGCTACACCATCGTCGAGAAGGACAACCCGCGGGCGCAGCTGATGCGCTTCGTGCGCGACGAGCACGAGGGCGAGTCGGGCATCGTGTACTGTGGCACCCGCAAGAAGGTGGAAGAAACCGCGGTGTGGCTGGCCGACGAAGGCATCACCGCGCTGCCCTACCACGCGGGCCTGGACGCCTCGGTGCGGCAGAAGCACCAGGACCGCTTCCTGCGCGAGGACGCCATCGTCATGGTGGCCACCATCGCCTTCGGCATGGGCATCGACAAGCCCGACGTGCGCTTCGTCGCCCACCTCGACCTGCCGAAGAACATCGAGAGCTACTACCAGGAAACCGGCCGCGCCGGCCGGGACGGCGAGCCGGCCGAAGCCTGGATGACCTACGGCCTGGCCGATGTGGTGAACCAGCGCCGCATGATCGACGAGAGCCCGGCCGGCGAAGAGTTCAAGCAGGTGCAGCGCGGCAAGCTGGAAGCGCTGCTGGCGCTGGCCGAGTCGCACGACTGCCGGCGCGTGCGGCTGCTGTCGTACTTCGGCGAGCTGAGCAGCCCCTGCGGGAATTGCGACAACTGCCTGAACCCGCCCGACACCTGGGACGCCACCGAGGCGGCCCGCAAGGCGCTGAGCTGCATCTACCGCTTCTCGCAGCATGGCGGCGGCTTCGGGCCCACGCGCTTCGGCGCCGGGCAGCTGATCGACGTGCTGCGCGGCAAGCGCACCGACAAGGTGGTGCAGTACGGGCACGACCAGCTCAGCACCTTCGGCATCGGCGCCGACCTGAGCGATGCGCAATGGCGCGGCGTGCTGCGCCAGCTGGTGGCGCTGGGCCATGTGGCCACCGAGGGCGAATACAACACGCTGGGGCTGATGCCGAGCAGCCGTGCGGTGCTCAAGGGCGAGGTGCCCATCGTGCTGCGCATGCCGCGTGAAGCCACCCGTGGCGTGCGCAAGCGCGCGGTGCGGGGCGATGGCAAGGTGCCGGCCGCGGCGGCCGACCTGGATGCCGATGCCCAGCAGCGTTTTGCCTCGCTGAAGGCCTGGCGCGCCGAGGTGGCGCGCTCGCACAACCTGCCGGCCTACGTGGTGTTCCACGATGCCACGCTGGCCGAGATGGCCCGCCGCATGCCGGCCGACCTGGCAGAGCTGGGCGAGATCAGCGGCGTCGGCGCCCGCAAGCTGGAAGCCTACGGCGCCGAGATCCTGAACGTGCTGGGTCGCTGA
- a CDS encoding patatin-like phospholipase family protein — MDPFARPTPRRGDPALPPAAADSPAAPWQRDERAALLRRRRRAGLGPGRQAAELPTVGLALSGGGVRSATYGLGLIRGLAQRGLLPRFDYLSTVSGGGYVGAMLGRLILALGVREAQVMLAQRRSTLLDWLRRNGRYLTPAGSHDVGVAAVTYLRAFVAIHAELMMAALLFGLLVVAPHLWQLSTDTLDPNTWQAWGSLWLPAAVAWMCASLPGLACAYWVAREGPDPTRRDVAGALRERLQAAVLWAATLLLVWLAWRLQLLRPLSEGLVGMPLLLLTVASVAVGVGGTWVVLGRTTDSRGLASARVRRRTTELTRSALLMAALALFMGVLDLLSWRLLKLALSDRDWLWGGVGLGGFAALLLRALAQPLQQLVQQASTSLGTWTPRLLNAAGVLVLAVVLCFWFSTVQWLVFTPAPMGWLDAVPPTWRAGGLLACCGLWWLATAHNDAMANASSLHGFYRARLTRAYLAVGNPNRPVLQPAAGEAAADVTQVVSRDDADLRDYRPERRGGPIHLINTCLNQTRDDASGLFNADRKGTLLTVRPDGVEIGPRERVCFSTASEVGTLGKWVAISGAAAAPGAGAYTSRGWALLLFLIGVRLGHWVREPAPPARARPRWRDALWQLAAKPLMLWSEATATYRGQARPWWYLSDGGHFDNTGVYALLRRQLDFIVLVDASCDPRYEFTDLENLVRKARIDFGAEIEFYPHEEAVQRFGVDEAGVTVLSPQDMADSQSSRGVLLGRIRYLRPAGCPADTPEHQGTLLVIKPNLHAALDVDVLAYAQRHPRFPHESTGDQNFDEAQWESYHRLGEDAGAALHPDWLERLPGWRQRALHGLERPARLRPPGQALPAPATPQPEPAWRRAAKNSAIGTTLGLGASGTLLLSLWQVSDQIRQNENAQRGEVRTLFTEVSRALSAVDLSCPKVPAHVTQQVTLLQDLVQNPVIPELDRVGVQRLLEAARDQCRLLAASPTEACVAAQRQAQEGLCAALGTLPNRDALSYWHPFELPPGRMLTGAGLVALLQARWRGDEPPTVVAVAPPPVAEPAPAPAPAPAPAPTPPPVSAQAAAAAALQASCREGGAGAVRIYLQVYDEASRSAAVGLRAALQQAGAETLQVAPIENVTRSAALRQQRRPVPWPQPTLVVHQRADLPCAQLLAQQVRQQWVPGRGGEVWVRELPASLRNGSQRVIELWLPPSGAGDRVAAR; from the coding sequence GTGGACCCGTTCGCACGCCCCACCCCGCGCCGGGGCGACCCGGCCCTGCCGCCTGCAGCCGCCGACTCGCCCGCCGCGCCCTGGCAGCGCGACGAACGAGCCGCGCTGCTGCGCCGGCGACGGCGCGCCGGGCTCGGCCCCGGCCGCCAGGCGGCCGAGCTGCCCACGGTGGGCCTGGCCTTGTCGGGCGGCGGCGTGCGCAGCGCCACCTACGGCCTGGGCCTGATCCGCGGCCTGGCCCAGCGCGGCCTGCTGCCCCGCTTCGATTACCTGTCCACCGTGTCGGGCGGCGGCTACGTGGGCGCCATGCTGGGCCGGCTGATCCTGGCGCTGGGCGTGCGCGAGGCGCAGGTGATGCTGGCGCAGCGCCGCTCCACGCTGCTGGACTGGCTGCGCCGCAACGGCCGCTACCTCACGCCCGCCGGCTCGCACGACGTGGGCGTGGCGGCCGTCACCTACCTGCGCGCCTTCGTCGCCATCCATGCCGAGCTGATGATGGCCGCCCTGCTGTTCGGGCTGCTGGTGGTGGCGCCCCACCTGTGGCAGCTGAGCACCGACACGCTGGACCCCAACACCTGGCAGGCCTGGGGCAGCCTGTGGCTGCCGGCCGCGGTGGCCTGGATGTGCGCCAGCCTGCCCGGCCTGGCTTGCGCCTACTGGGTGGCCCGCGAAGGCCCCGACCCCACGCGCCGCGACGTGGCCGGTGCGCTGCGCGAGCGGTTGCAGGCCGCGGTGCTGTGGGCCGCCACCCTGCTGCTCGTGTGGCTGGCCTGGCGGCTGCAGCTGCTGCGGCCGCTGAGCGAAGGTCTGGTCGGCATGCCTTTGCTGCTGCTCACCGTGGCCTCGGTGGCGGTGGGCGTCGGCGGCACCTGGGTGGTGCTGGGCCGCACCACCGACAGCCGTGGCCTGGCCAGCGCCCGCGTGCGCCGCCGCACCACCGAGCTGACGCGCAGCGCACTGCTCATGGCCGCGCTGGCCCTCTTCATGGGCGTGCTGGACCTGCTGAGCTGGCGGCTGCTGAAGCTGGCGCTGTCGGACCGCGACTGGCTGTGGGGCGGCGTGGGTCTGGGCGGCTTCGCGGCGCTGCTGCTGCGGGCACTGGCGCAGCCGCTGCAGCAGCTGGTGCAGCAGGCCAGCACCTCGCTGGGCACCTGGACGCCGCGGCTGCTCAATGCCGCGGGGGTGCTGGTGCTGGCCGTGGTGCTGTGCTTCTGGTTCAGCACCGTGCAGTGGCTGGTGTTCACGCCCGCGCCCATGGGCTGGCTGGACGCGGTGCCGCCCACCTGGCGGGCCGGCGGCTTGCTGGCCTGCTGCGGCCTGTGGTGGTTGGCCACTGCCCACAACGATGCGATGGCCAATGCCTCGTCGCTGCACGGTTTCTACCGCGCGCGGCTCACGCGCGCCTACCTGGCGGTGGGCAACCCCAACCGGCCGGTGCTGCAACCCGCCGCCGGCGAAGCGGCGGCCGACGTCACCCAGGTGGTGTCACGCGACGATGCCGACCTGCGCGACTACCGGCCCGAGCGCCGCGGTGGGCCGATCCACCTCATCAACACTTGCCTCAACCAGACGCGCGACGACGCCAGCGGCCTGTTCAACGCCGACCGCAAGGGCACGCTGCTGACGGTGCGGCCCGATGGCGTGGAGATCGGCCCGCGCGAGCGCGTGTGCTTTTCCACCGCCAGCGAAGTGGGCACGCTGGGCAAGTGGGTGGCCATCTCGGGGGCAGCGGCGGCGCCGGGCGCGGGTGCCTACACCTCGCGCGGCTGGGCGCTGCTGCTCTTTCTCATCGGCGTGCGGCTGGGGCACTGGGTGCGTGAGCCGGCACCCCCGGCGCGCGCGCGGCCCCGCTGGCGCGATGCGCTGTGGCAGCTGGCCGCCAAGCCGCTGATGCTGTGGTCGGAAGCCACGGCCACCTACCGCGGCCAGGCGCGGCCCTGGTGGTACCTGTCCGATGGGGGCCACTTCGACAACACCGGCGTCTATGCGCTGCTGCGGCGGCAGCTCGACTTCATCGTGCTGGTGGATGCCAGCTGCGACCCGCGCTACGAGTTCACCGACCTGGAGAACCTGGTGCGCAAGGCGCGCATCGACTTCGGCGCCGAGATCGAGTTCTACCCGCACGAAGAGGCGGTGCAGCGCTTCGGTGTGGACGAAGCCGGCGTGACCGTGCTCTCGCCCCAGGACATGGCCGACAGCCAATCGTCCCGCGGCGTGCTGCTGGGCCGCATCCGCTACCTGCGGCCGGCCGGCTGCCCGGCCGACACGCCGGAACACCAGGGCACGCTGCTGGTGATCAAGCCCAACCTGCATGCGGCCCTGGACGTGGACGTGCTGGCCTATGCGCAGCGGCATCCGCGCTTTCCGCATGAGTCCACCGGCGACCAGAACTTCGACGAGGCCCAATGGGAGAGCTACCACCGGCTGGGCGAGGACGCCGGTGCCGCGCTGCACCCCGACTGGCTGGAACGCCTGCCGGGCTGGCGGCAGCGTGCGCTGCACGGCCTGGAGCGTCCGGCCCGCCTGCGCCCGCCCGGCCAGGCCCTGCCGGCACCGGCCACGCCGCAGCCCGAGCCGGCCTGGCGGCGCGCCGCCAAGAACAGTGCCATCGGCACCACGCTGGGCCTGGGCGCCTCGGGCACGCTGCTGCTGTCGCTGTGGCAGGTGAGCGACCAGATCCGCCAGAACGAAAACGCCCAGCGCGGCGAAGTGCGCACGCTGTTCACCGAGGTGTCGCGTGCCCTGTCGGCGGTGGACCTGAGCTGCCCCAAGGTGCCCGCGCATGTGACGCAGCAGGTGACGCTGCTGCAGGACCTGGTACAGAACCCGGTGATCCCCGAGCTGGACCGGGTGGGTGTGCAGCGGCTGCTGGAAGCCGCGCGCGACCAGTGCCGCCTGCTGGCTGCCAGCCCCACCGAGGCCTGCGTGGCTGCGCAACGGCAAGCGCAGGAGGGCCTGTGCGCTGCGCTGGGCACGCTGCCCAACCGCGATGCGCTGAGCTACTGGCACCCCTTCGAGCTGCCGCCGGGCCGCATGCTGACGGGCGCCGGCCTGGTGGCCTTGCTGCAGGCACGGTGGCGGGGCGACGAGCCGCCGACGGTGGTGGCCGTGGCACCGCCGCCGGTGGCAGAGCCGGCACCAGCACCGGCACCAGCACCGGCACCGGCGCCCACCCCGCCGCCGGTCAGCGCCCAGGCGGCCGCGGCTGCGGCGCTGCAGGCCAGCTGCCGCGAAGGGGGCGCCGGTGCCGTGCGCATCTACCTGCAGGTGTACGACGAAGCCTCGCGCAGCGCCGCGGTCGGCTTGCGGGCGGCCCTGCAACAGGCCGGCGCCGAGACCTTGCAGGTGGCGCCGATCGAGAACGTGACGCGCAGTGCCGCGCTGCGGCAGCAGCGCCGGCCGGTGCCCTGGCCTCAGCCCACGCTGGTGGTGCACCAGCGTGCCGACCTGCCTTGCGCCCAGCTGCTGGCGCAACAGGTGCGCCAGCAATGGGTGCCCGGCCGTGGCGGCGAGGTGTGGGTGCGCGAGCTGCCCGCCAGCCTGCGCAACGGCAGCCAGCGTGTCATCGAACTGTGGCTGCCGCCCAGCGGGGCGGGCGACCGGGTGGCCGCGCGTTGA
- a CDS encoding MHFG family PEP-CTERM protein, with amino-acid sequence MKHSLIIWSITASLLGSALSVHAAVGQTTAAKPAKAVSAAPARLQQCSWDKPGHNPYMGDFSSAVDRYTDIAPAVRERLKQRIAARQYDEMVSIRRDSIVGKDVYSSAIRDMHFGNGSVCSTVSRNKWAADAEERGLVYCESGECILVPTVCRNVSRISRAGGATGAAAAGPGELAFDPPAAGEPVAAAPDALESLPPTGAGTPAVGLAAVPAVSPGLLGPIAGNPGGGQPVLGGPISIPSAPVLPSGSLPTVPVVPPPVPEPGTWALMLGGIALLALLRQRRLAVQPVRTGRRG; translated from the coding sequence ATGAAACACTCCTTGATCATCTGGTCCATCACCGCCTCGCTGCTGGGCAGCGCGCTGTCCGTGCATGCGGCCGTTGGCCAAACAACCGCGGCCAAGCCGGCGAAGGCCGTCAGCGCCGCGCCTGCGCGCCTGCAGCAGTGCTCGTGGGACAAGCCCGGCCACAACCCGTACATGGGCGATTTCTCCTCGGCCGTCGACCGCTACACCGACATCGCCCCCGCCGTGCGCGAGCGACTGAAGCAGCGCATCGCCGCACGCCAGTACGACGAAATGGTGTCCATCCGCCGCGACAGCATCGTCGGCAAGGACGTCTATTCGTCCGCCATCCGCGACATGCACTTCGGCAACGGCAGCGTCTGCAGCACCGTCTCGCGCAACAAGTGGGCGGCTGATGCCGAAGAGCGTGGCCTGGTGTACTGCGAAAGCGGCGAATGCATCCTGGTGCCCACCGTGTGCCGCAACGTCAGCCGCATCAGCCGTGCCGGGGGCGCCACCGGCGCCGCCGCCGCGGGCCCGGGTGAACTGGCTTTTGATCCTCCTGCCGCCGGCGAACCCGTGGCCGCCGCGCCCGACGCACTGGAAAGCCTGCCGCCGACCGGCGCCGGCACACCGGCCGTGGGTCTGGCTGCGGTGCCCGCGGTGTCTCCCGGCCTGCTGGGCCCGATCGCTGGCAACCCTGGTGGCGGCCAACCCGTGCTGGGCGGCCCGATCTCGATTCCTTCGGCCCCCGTGCTGCCCTCGGGCAGCCTGCCCACCGTGCCGGTGGTGCCGCCGCCGGTGCCTGAGCCTGGCACCTGGGCGCTGATGCTGGGCGGCATCGCCCTGCTGGCCCTGCTGCGCCAGCGACGCCTGGCAGTGCAGCCGGTGCGCACCGGCCGCCGCGGCTGA
- the uvrA gene encoding excinuclease ABC subunit UvrA, with protein sequence MTAALPPHKPAEAPAIRVRGARTHNLKNIDLDLPKHALVVITGLSGSGKSSLAFDTLYAEGQRRYVESLSAYARQFLQLMDKPDVDVIEGLSPAISIEQKATSHNPRSTVGTVTEIHDYLRLLYARAGTPFCPDHHLPLVATPVSQMVDAVLALPEDTKLMVLAPVARDRKGEFVELFADMQAQGYVRFRVDGQVVEAAELPKLKKAEKHDIDVVIDRVKIRADAVASGLRQRLAESFEAALRIADGRALALEMDSDRPHLFSSKFACPVCSYSLPELEPRLFSFNSPVGACPSCDGLGQVTVFDPERVVAFPSLSLASGAVKGWDRRNAYTFSLLESVAKHYGFDIDLPFESLTADQQRVLLYGSGTDEISFSYTAEATKPGGRARTVKRSHPFEGILPNLERRMRETDSVAVREDLARYQHARACPDCGGARLRREARHVLLQGADGSQGRPIYEVEHATLADCQAYFDGLHLVGAKADIADKVVREIRARLRFLNDVGLNYLSLDRSADTLSGGEAQRIRLASQIGSGLSGVMYVLDEPSIGLHQRDNERLIGTLQHLRDLGNSVLVVEHDEDMIRAADYVVDMGPGAGVHGGRVISQGTPAEVAADPESLTGQYLGRVLRIERPAPPLQAEGRPQMRIVDARGNNLKGVTVEIPVGLLTCVTGVSGSGKSTLVNDTLYLAVARKLYGSHAEPAPHGEIEGLDAFDKVINVDQSPIGRTPRSNPATYTGLFTPIREMFAEVPAARERGYGPGRFSFNVAGGRCEACQGDGVLKVEMHFLPDVYVPCDVCHGARYNRETLEVLYKGKNITQVLDMTVEDATPFFSAVPAIARKLQTLLDVGLGYIKLGQSATTLSGGEAQRVKLALELSKRDTGRTLYILDEPTTGLHFHDIRLLLQVLHQLRDAGNTIVVIEHNLDVIKTADWVIDMGPEGGAGGGTLVVAGTPETVAAHPGSHTGRFLATLLKE encoded by the coding sequence ATGACTGCTGCCTTGCCCCCTCACAAACCCGCTGAAGCGCCCGCCATCCGCGTGCGCGGTGCACGCACGCACAACCTGAAGAACATCGATCTCGACCTGCCCAAGCATGCGCTGGTCGTCATCACCGGGTTGTCGGGCTCGGGCAAGTCCAGCCTGGCCTTCGACACGCTGTACGCCGAGGGCCAGCGCCGCTACGTCGAAAGCCTGTCGGCCTATGCGCGGCAGTTCCTGCAGCTGATGGACAAGCCCGACGTGGATGTGATCGAGGGCCTGTCGCCCGCCATCAGCATCGAGCAGAAGGCCACCAGCCACAACCCGCGCTCCACCGTGGGCACGGTGACCGAGATCCACGACTACCTGCGCCTGCTGTACGCCCGCGCCGGCACGCCGTTCTGCCCCGACCACCACCTGCCGCTGGTGGCCACGCCGGTCAGCCAGATGGTGGACGCGGTGCTGGCGCTGCCCGAGGACACCAAGCTGATGGTGCTGGCGCCGGTGGCGCGCGACCGCAAGGGCGAGTTCGTCGAGCTGTTCGCCGACATGCAGGCCCAGGGCTATGTGCGTTTCCGCGTCGACGGGCAGGTGGTGGAAGCGGCCGAGCTGCCCAAGCTCAAGAAGGCCGAGAAGCACGACATCGACGTGGTGATCGACCGCGTGAAGATCCGCGCCGATGCAGTGGCCAGCGGCCTGCGCCAACGGCTGGCCGAGAGCTTTGAGGCGGCGCTGCGCATCGCCGATGGCCGCGCGCTGGCGCTGGAGATGGACAGCGACCGCCCGCACCTGTTCAGCAGCAAGTTCGCCTGTCCGGTGTGCAGCTATTCGCTGCCCGAGCTGGAACCGCGCCTGTTCTCGTTCAACTCGCCGGTGGGTGCCTGCCCCAGCTGCGACGGCCTGGGCCAGGTCACGGTGTTCGACCCCGAGCGGGTGGTGGCCTTCCCGTCGCTCAGCCTGGCCAGCGGCGCCGTCAAGGGCTGGGACCGGCGCAACGCCTACACCTTCTCGCTGCTGGAAAGCGTGGCCAAGCACTACGGCTTCGACATCGACCTGCCGTTCGAATCGCTGACGGCCGATCAGCAGCGGGTGCTGCTGTACGGCTCGGGCACCGACGAGATCAGCTTCAGCTACACCGCCGAGGCCACCAAGCCCGGCGGCCGCGCCCGCACCGTCAAGCGCTCGCACCCGTTCGAAGGCATCCTGCCCAACCTCGAACGCCGCATGCGCGAGACCGATTCGGTGGCGGTGCGTGAAGACCTGGCCCGCTACCAGCATGCCCGCGCCTGCCCCGACTGCGGCGGCGCCCGCCTGCGGCGCGAGGCGCGCCACGTGCTGCTGCAGGGCGCCGACGGTAGCCAGGGCCGCCCCATCTACGAGGTGGAACACGCCACGCTGGCCGACTGCCAGGCCTATTTCGACGGCCTGCACCTGGTGGGCGCCAAGGCCGACATCGCCGACAAGGTGGTGCGCGAGATCCGCGCGCGGCTGCGCTTCCTCAACGACGTGGGCCTGAACTACCTCAGCCTGGACCGCAGCGCCGACACCTTGTCGGGCGGCGAGGCGCAGCGCATCCGCCTGGCCAGCCAGATCGGCAGCGGCCTGTCGGGCGTGATGTACGTGCTGGACGAACCCAGCATCGGCCTGCACCAGCGCGACAACGAGCGCCTGATCGGCACGCTGCAGCACCTGCGCGACCTGGGCAACAGCGTGCTGGTGGTCGAGCACGACGAGGACATGATCCGCGCGGCCGACTACGTGGTGGACATGGGCCCCGGCGCCGGCGTGCACGGCGGCCGCGTGATCTCTCAAGGCACGCCGGCCGAGGTGGCGGCCGACCCCGAATCCCTCACCGGCCAGTACCTGGGCCGCGTGCTGCGCATCGAACGACCGGCGCCACCGCTGCAGGCCGAGGGCCGGCCGCAGATGCGCATCGTCGATGCGCGCGGCAACAACCTCAAGGGCGTGACGGTCGAGATCCCGGTGGGCCTGCTCACCTGCGTCACCGGCGTGTCGGGCTCGGGCAAGAGCACGCTGGTCAACGACACGCTGTACCTGGCCGTGGCCCGCAAGCTCTACGGCAGCCATGCCGAGCCGGCGCCGCACGGCGAGATCGAAGGCCTGGACGCCTTCGACAAGGTGATCAACGTCGACCAGAGCCCGATCGGCCGCACACCGCGCAGCAACCCGGCCACCTACACGGGCCTGTTCACGCCCATCCGCGAGATGTTTGCCGAGGTGCCCGCCGCGCGTGAGCGGGGCTACGGCCCCGGCCGCTTCAGCTTCAACGTGGCCGGTGGCCGCTGCGAGGCCTGCCAGGGCGACGGCGTGCTGAAGGTGGAGATGCACTTCCTCCCCGACGTCTACGTGCCTTGCGACGTGTGCCACGGCGCGCGCTACAACCGCGAGACGCTGGAGGTGCTCTACAAGGGCAAGAACATCACCCAGGTGCTGGACATGACGGTGGAGGACGCCACCCCGTTCTTCAGCGCGGTGCCGGCCATCGCCCGCAAGCTGCAGACGCTGCTGGACGTGGGCCTGGGCTACATCAAGCTGGGGCAGAGCGCGACCACGCTCTCGGGCGGCGAGGCGCAGCGCGTCAAGCTGGCGCTGGAGCTGAGCAAGCGCGACACCGGCCGCACCCTGTACATCCTCGACGAACCCACCACCGGCCTGCATTTCCACGACATCCGGCTGCTCCTGCAGGTGCTGCACCAGCTGCGCGATGCGGGCAACACCATCGTGGTGATCGAGCACAACCTCGACGTCATCAAGACGGCCGATTGGGTCATCGACATGGGCCCCGAAGGCGGGGCGGGCGGCGGCACCTTGGTGGTGGCCGGCACGCCGGAGACGGTGGCCGCCCATCCTGGCAGCCACACCGGGCGCTTCCTGGCGACGCTGCTGAAGGAATAA